A genomic window from Yoonia rosea includes:
- a CDS encoding 5-formyltetrahydrofolate cyclo-ligase encodes MIDKSAARTSAFERRKAAHALATARATAGYLSEVLAGYRGVPLAGYMAMRTEIDPTPAMEEAAAHGPVGVPVIIGAGQPLQFRLWEPDCAMIKGAFGAMIPEAGDWMIPQIVVVPLVAFDRRGGRLGYGGGFYDRTLEALRAVQPTMAIGFAYGAQEDDDLPLEPTDQPLDLIVTETGVITP; translated from the coding sequence GTGATCGACAAGTCGGCGGCGCGCACATCCGCTTTTGAACGGCGCAAGGCAGCGCATGCGCTGGCGACGGCCAGGGCGACGGCAGGCTATCTGAGCGAGGTTCTCGCAGGGTATCGCGGTGTACCGCTGGCAGGCTATATGGCGATGCGGACCGAGATTGATCCGACCCCCGCCATGGAAGAGGCTGCGGCCCATGGACCCGTCGGTGTGCCTGTCATTATCGGGGCAGGGCAGCCGTTGCAGTTTCGTCTGTGGGAGCCTGACTGCGCCATGATCAAAGGCGCATTCGGCGCGATGATCCCCGAGGCAGGCGATTGGATGATCCCGCAGATCGTAGTCGTGCCTCTCGTGGCTTTCGACAGGCGTGGCGGGCGTTTGGGCTATGGCGGCGGGTTCTATGACCGGACACTAGAGGCCTTGCGCGCGGTGCAACCGACCATGGCAATAGGTTTTGCCTACGGGGCACAGGAAGATGATGATCTGCCGCTTGAGCCGACAGACCAACCGCTTGATTTGATTGTGACCGAAACGGGCGTGATAACGCCCTAG
- the mgtE gene encoding magnesium transporter, translating to MAEADPIDDEEAFGITDRLVSEVMEAVERDDGAFLTETLDTMHPADVAHLLEQIDTKDRRALLTAWPGNLEGEVLSELDEELREEVIGQLDPGELADAVRDLESDDVVDLVEYLDDTQTEAVLDALDASDRVVVEQALSYPEESAGRHMQSELVRAPEHWTVGEMIDYLRSDVVLPDQFYHVILVDPRLKALGYVTLGRVLSHPRDTPLRDLKEDTFRTFHVEQDVEEVAQAINHYHMITAPVVDDDDRIVGVITIDDAMMFLEEEAEEDILRLAGVGEGSLSDRVIATTKSRFPWLAVNLLTAIFASLVISLFEETIAGLVALAVLMPIVASMGGNAGTQSLTVAVRALATRDLTTANVWRVIKREVLVGLINGLIFAVVMGVVGVVWFGSPMLGVVIAVAMVINMVVAGLAGTVIPVILERLGIDPALASGAFVTTVTDVVGFFAFLGLAAIWLL from the coding sequence ATGGCCGAAGCTGACCCCATCGACGACGAAGAAGCATTTGGTATCACCGACCGTCTGGTCAGTGAGGTCATGGAGGCTGTGGAACGCGATGACGGTGCTTTTCTCACCGAAACGCTGGATACCATGCACCCCGCCGACGTGGCGCATTTGCTGGAACAGATCGACACCAAAGACCGGCGCGCGCTGCTGACCGCATGGCCCGGCAACCTTGAAGGTGAGGTCCTTTCCGAGCTTGATGAAGAGCTGCGCGAAGAGGTGATCGGCCAGCTTGATCCGGGTGAACTCGCCGATGCGGTGCGTGATCTGGAAAGCGACGATGTTGTCGACCTTGTCGAATACCTTGATGATACGCAGACAGAGGCGGTGCTGGATGCGCTTGATGCCAGCGACCGTGTGGTGGTCGAACAGGCACTGTCATATCCCGAAGAATCTGCCGGTCGTCACATGCAGTCCGAACTGGTGCGCGCGCCGGAACATTGGACCGTGGGCGAGATGATTGATTATCTGCGCTCGGATGTGGTGCTGCCCGACCAGTTTTATCACGTGATCCTTGTTGATCCCCGCCTCAAGGCGCTGGGCTATGTCACTTTGGGCCGTGTGCTCAGCCATCCGCGCGACACGCCGCTGCGCGATCTCAAGGAAGATACCTTCCGCACATTCCACGTTGAACAGGACGTGGAAGAGGTGGCGCAGGCCATCAACCACTATCACATGATAACCGCCCCCGTGGTTGATGATGACGACCGGATCGTGGGTGTCATCACAATTGATGATGCGATGATGTTTCTTGAGGAAGAAGCCGAGGAAGACATTCTGCGTCTGGCCGGTGTCGGTGAAGGCAGCCTGTCGGACCGCGTAATCGCCACCACCAAGTCGCGTTTTCCGTGGCTGGCCGTGAACCTTTTAACCGCGATCTTTGCGTCACTGGTGATTTCGCTGTTTGAAGAAACCATTGCAGGGCTTGTTGCGCTTGCCGTGCTGATGCCGATTGTGGCGTCCATGGGCGGGAACGCAGGTACCCAGTCACTGACCGTTGCCGTGCGTGCGTTGGCAACACGCGATCTGACCACCGCAAACGTCTGGCGGGTGATCAAGCGTGAAGTTCTGGTGGGTCTGATCAATGGTCTGATCTTTGCTGTCGTCATGGGCGTCGTTGGTGTCGTCTGGTTCGGCTCGCCCATGCTGGGCGTCGTGATCGCGGTGGCAATGGTCATCAACATGGTTGTGGCGGGGCTGGCGGGAACTGTGATTCCTGTGATCCTTGAAAGGTTGGGGATTGACCCCGCGCTCGCCTCTGGCGCTTTCGTGACGACAGTGACCGATGTTGTTGGCTTTTTCGCATTTCTCGGATTGGCCGCGATTTGGCTGCTGTGA
- a CDS encoding YebC/PmpR family DNA-binding transcriptional regulator has product MAGHSKWANIQHRKGRQDKLRSKLFSKLAKEITVAAKMGDPDPDKNPRLRLAVKEAKSNSVPKDVIDRAIKKSQGGDAENYDEIRYEGYGPNGVAVIVEAMTDNRNRTASTVRSTFSKNGGNLGETGSVGFMFDRKGQVVYPASVGDADTVMMAAIEAGAEDVQSDDENHVIICADTDLNDVANALEADLGESESTKLIWQPNITTEVDLEGLIKLMKLLDTLEEDDDVQRVTANFEASDEVMAAFAES; this is encoded by the coding sequence ATGGCTGGCCACTCCAAATGGGCGAATATTCAGCACCGCAAAGGACGGCAGGACAAACTGCGCTCCAAGCTGTTTTCCAAGCTTGCCAAGGAAATCACCGTGGCCGCCAAAATGGGCGATCCCGATCCCGATAAAAACCCGCGTCTGCGTCTGGCCGTCAAAGAGGCCAAATCAAACTCTGTCCCCAAGGACGTAATCGACCGCGCGATCAAGAAATCACAAGGCGGCGACGCGGAAAACTATGATGAAATCCGCTATGAGGGCTATGGCCCCAATGGCGTGGCCGTGATCGTCGAAGCGATGACCGATAACCGCAACCGGACGGCATCAACCGTGCGGTCGACCTTTTCCAAAAACGGCGGCAACCTTGGTGAAACAGGGTCTGTCGGGTTCATGTTCGACCGCAAGGGTCAGGTGGTTTACCCGGCCTCGGTGGGCGACGCCGACACCGTGATGATGGCCGCAATCGAGGCCGGGGCAGAGGACGTGCAAAGCGATGATGAAAACCACGTCATAATCTGCGCCGACACCGACCTGAACGATGTGGCGAATGCGCTGGAAGCCGATCTTGGCGAAAGTGAAAGCACCAAACTGATCTGGCAGCCCAACATCACCACCGAGGTGGACCTTGAAGGTCTGATCAAGCTGATGAAGCTCTTGGATACGCTGGAAGAAGATGATGACGTGCAGCGTGTCACGGCAAACTTCGAGGCCTCTGATGAGGTCATGGCTGCATTCGCGGAAAGCTAG